One genomic region from Streptomyces sp. NBC_00582 encodes:
- the eboE gene encoding metabolite traffic protein EboE: protein MRFRHGDGTTVHLAYCSNVHQAEDLDGVVRQLASHAEPVREALGADLLGIGLWLARDVVTELSARPGAVRRLRTELTARGLETVTLNAFPYEGFHREVVKKDVYRPDWTDPARLHYTVDCARVLAGLLPDDARRGSVSTLPLAWRTPWPTEARDTARRALDQLALQMAELERETGRAIRVGFEPEPGCVVENTIQAARELGGLDPERLGVCLDTCHLAVQFENPARALRRLADAGLPVVKVQASSALQADDPADPEARGALARFAEPRFLHQTRTVPRGSDSVSGVDDLPDALAGGLDPGAPWRVHFHAPLHAAPEPPLSTTAAELTTALRELLGGPQAVCDHVEVETYTWSVLPEQLRPRNREGLVAGIAAELAWSRDRFEELGLVAAAGPARPRKEPVT, encoded by the coding sequence TTGCGCTTCCGACACGGCGACGGCACCACCGTCCACCTCGCCTACTGCAGCAACGTCCACCAGGCGGAGGACCTGGACGGGGTGGTACGCCAGCTCGCCTCCCACGCCGAGCCGGTCCGGGAGGCACTCGGCGCCGATCTGCTCGGCATCGGGCTGTGGCTGGCCCGGGACGTGGTCACCGAGCTGTCCGCCCGGCCCGGGGCCGTACGCCGGCTGCGCACCGAGCTGACCGCCCGCGGCCTGGAGACCGTCACCCTCAACGCCTTCCCCTACGAGGGCTTCCACCGCGAGGTGGTCAAGAAGGACGTCTACCGTCCCGACTGGACCGACCCCGCCCGGCTGCACTACACCGTCGACTGCGCCCGGGTCCTCGCCGGGCTGCTCCCCGACGACGCGCGGCGCGGCAGTGTCTCCACCCTCCCGCTGGCCTGGCGCACCCCCTGGCCGACGGAGGCGCGCGACACCGCACGTCGAGCACTGGACCAACTTGCCCTACAAATGGCTGAGTTGGAGCGTGAGACGGGTCGTGCGATCCGGGTCGGCTTCGAACCGGAGCCGGGCTGCGTGGTGGAGAACACCATCCAGGCAGCCCGTGAGCTCGGCGGGCTGGACCCCGAACGGCTCGGTGTCTGTCTGGACACCTGCCATCTCGCCGTGCAGTTCGAGAACCCGGCGCGGGCACTGCGCCGCCTCGCCGACGCCGGCCTCCCGGTCGTCAAGGTGCAGGCCTCCAGCGCCCTCCAGGCCGACGACCCCGCCGATCCCGAAGCACGCGGGGCCCTCGCCCGGTTCGCCGAACCCCGCTTCCTGCACCAGACGCGCACCGTCCCGCGCGGCAGCGACAGCGTCAGCGGAGTGGACGACCTCCCGGACGCCCTGGCCGGCGGCCTCGACCCCGGCGCCCCCTGGCGGGTGCACTTCCACGCGCCGCTGCACGCCGCACCCGAACCTCCCCTGAGCACCACGGCTGCCGAACTGACCACCGCCCTGCGGGAATTGCTCGGCGGTCCGCAAGCGGTCTGTGACCACGTCGAGGTGGAGACCTACACCTGGTCCGTCCTGCCCGAACAGCTGCGGCCGCGTAACCGTGAGGGCCTGGTCGCCGGGATCGCCGCCGAACTGGCCTGGTCCCGCGACCGGTTCGAGGAACTCGGCCTCGTCGCGGCAGCCGGCCCCGCCCGCCCCCGAAAGGAGCCCGTCACATGA
- a CDS encoding helix-turn-helix transcriptional regulator: MLGRSVELARCDALLDRAAADARGGARGREFRDGGRSRLVDITGEAGIGKSRLLGEVCAGARRRGMTVLRGRATEYERQVPFQVFTDALAHLDPHVLDGFPEVEAVAPLLQRSGAVDRFGLHRSTAVLLARLAAPSGLLLALDDLHWADPASLELLDHLVRHPLHAPVVLAVTRRDRQSPESLAARLTRGLDTGTVVRVGLRPLSARDCAELAGPGLPPAETAALYAASEGNPFYFLTLLQAHRERATPESSAPPGLGTLLLDELTVLAPSRRRIVEAVAVLGEHATPAMVSRVTGCSGAAFTADVDALTRRDLLRSAPQGVLTLRHPVVRTLVHESTPFLRRVEIHRLAARELARAGASAAERAHHVERSLTAWDPAAVAVLEEAAARTARTAPASCAHWLDVVLRHLPHTPEHDPRRRKLMLRRARALAACGGLRESRDLLQELIATPRRSPGGPVTGEDQGLRVRAVVLCALVERHLGRCTEAVALLRRELARGPAPADVVRLGLELGSAAPQDSDASYARVRHEVEAALAAARSTGDEVGEAGVLAVAALGEAYEGNMTAAHRLARQAAALVDSLPDNDLTALCEPLARLGWAEAFLEHYPDAERHAERGLDIARRSGQLYVVPHLLLCLSHVRVQTCRVSSALELAEQAEDIARGIGSDQLLAFVLASKAAALVAACPPDDPRPLAVAEEAVAAAGTGVGWWASTAWCIYAWAALMAGDPVRARDAMLQAGGPELQRIQPSMRPLYLEILVTSALVTDRSEEARGWAERARKEAEQLGLPMQRASALRSSAHLPLAQGDTAAAADLFAEAAAESARCDAVFWEAYSLLLGAPLEAAAGRGRDGTYAWIRGRRLAEAGGSALLVGLADATRPPGGGSEAAYGSQDRVELTERLAALTARELEIAELVAQGLTSQAIADRLYVSRRTVETHVSRAFRKTGVSSRTALAALMARRRAGSRFGEGRAERD; the protein is encoded by the coding sequence TTGCTGGGGCGCTCCGTCGAACTGGCCCGGTGCGACGCGCTGCTCGATCGTGCGGCAGCCGACGCGCGCGGCGGGGCGAGGGGGCGGGAGTTCCGTGACGGCGGCCGTTCCCGGCTCGTCGACATCACCGGTGAGGCCGGCATCGGCAAGAGCCGGCTGCTCGGCGAGGTCTGCGCAGGGGCGCGTCGGCGCGGAATGACGGTACTGCGCGGCAGAGCCACGGAGTACGAGCGGCAGGTGCCGTTCCAGGTGTTCACCGACGCGCTCGCCCACCTGGACCCGCACGTCCTGGACGGCTTCCCGGAGGTCGAGGCGGTGGCGCCGCTGCTTCAGCGCAGCGGCGCCGTCGACCGTTTCGGACTGCACCGGTCCACGGCCGTCCTGCTCGCCCGGCTCGCCGCCCCGTCCGGGCTGCTGCTGGCCCTCGACGACCTGCACTGGGCGGACCCGGCGTCACTGGAGCTGCTGGACCATCTGGTACGCCATCCCCTGCACGCCCCCGTCGTCCTGGCCGTGACCCGGCGTGACCGCCAGAGTCCCGAGTCCCTCGCCGCCCGGCTCACCCGAGGACTCGACACCGGCACGGTGGTCAGAGTCGGCCTGAGACCGCTGAGCGCACGCGACTGCGCCGAACTGGCCGGGCCCGGCCTGCCGCCCGCCGAGACCGCCGCGCTGTACGCCGCGAGCGAGGGCAACCCCTTCTACTTCCTGACCCTCCTTCAAGCCCACCGTGAGAGGGCGACGCCCGAGTCCTCCGCGCCGCCCGGGCTCGGCACCCTGCTGCTGGACGAACTGACCGTGCTCGCCCCCTCCCGGCGCCGTATCGTCGAGGCCGTGGCGGTACTGGGCGAGCACGCCACCCCGGCGATGGTGAGCCGGGTGACCGGCTGCTCCGGCGCCGCGTTCACCGCCGACGTCGACGCTCTCACCCGCCGCGACCTGCTGCGCTCGGCCCCGCAGGGCGTGCTGACCCTGCGTCATCCGGTCGTGCGGACCCTCGTCCACGAAAGCACGCCCTTCCTGCGGCGCGTCGAGATCCACCGGCTGGCCGCGCGGGAACTGGCCCGCGCGGGTGCCTCCGCCGCCGAGCGGGCCCACCATGTGGAACGGTCGCTGACCGCCTGGGACCCGGCAGCGGTGGCCGTGCTCGAGGAGGCCGCCGCACGAACCGCCCGAACGGCCCCGGCGAGCTGCGCCCATTGGCTCGACGTGGTACTGCGTCATCTTCCGCACACGCCCGAACACGACCCCCGGCGGCGGAAGTTGATGCTGAGGCGGGCTCGCGCCCTGGCCGCGTGCGGTGGTCTGCGCGAGAGCCGCGACCTGCTCCAGGAGCTGATCGCCACGCCGCGGCGGTCACCCGGTGGCCCGGTCACCGGCGAGGACCAGGGCCTGAGAGTGCGCGCGGTCGTGCTGTGCGCGCTGGTGGAGCGTCATCTGGGTCGCTGCACCGAGGCCGTCGCGCTGTTGCGCCGGGAGCTGGCCCGTGGCCCCGCACCGGCCGACGTCGTCCGGCTCGGCCTGGAGCTCGGCTCGGCCGCGCCCCAGGACAGCGACGCCTCGTACGCCCGGGTGCGTCATGAGGTCGAGGCGGCGCTCGCGGCGGCCCGGTCCACGGGGGACGAGGTCGGAGAGGCGGGCGTCCTCGCCGTCGCCGCCCTGGGGGAGGCGTACGAGGGCAACATGACCGCGGCGCACCGACTCGCCCGGCAGGCCGCAGCCCTGGTCGACTCCCTGCCCGACAACGACCTCACCGCGCTGTGCGAACCCCTGGCCCGGCTCGGCTGGGCGGAGGCCTTCCTGGAGCACTACCCGGACGCGGAGCGGCACGCGGAGCGCGGGCTCGACATCGCCCGCCGCAGCGGCCAGCTGTATGTGGTGCCGCATCTGCTGCTGTGTCTGTCCCATGTCCGGGTCCAGACCTGCCGGGTCTCCTCGGCTCTGGAACTCGCCGAGCAGGCCGAGGACATCGCCCGCGGGATCGGCAGCGACCAGTTGCTCGCGTTCGTGCTGGCCAGTAAGGCCGCCGCGCTCGTCGCCGCCTGCCCCCCGGACGATCCGCGCCCTCTCGCCGTCGCCGAGGAGGCGGTGGCGGCGGCCGGCACAGGGGTCGGCTGGTGGGCGTCCACGGCCTGGTGCATCTACGCCTGGGCGGCGCTCATGGCCGGCGACCCGGTTCGCGCCCGGGACGCGATGCTCCAGGCGGGTGGTCCCGAACTGCAGCGGATCCAGCCCTCGATGCGGCCGCTCTACCTGGAGATCCTGGTCACGTCCGCACTGGTGACGGACAGGTCCGAGGAGGCCCGGGGCTGGGCCGAGCGGGCACGTAAGGAGGCGGAGCAACTGGGGTTGCCGATGCAGCGGGCGTCCGCGCTGCGCAGCAGCGCCCATCTGCCGCTGGCGCAGGGGGACACGGCAGCGGCGGCGGACCTGTTCGCCGAGGCAGCGGCCGAGAGCGCCCGCTGCGACGCGGTCTTCTGGGAGGCGTATTCCCTGCTGCTCGGCGCCCCACTGGAAGCGGCGGCGGGCCGCGGCCGGGACGGCACGTACGCCTGGATCAGGGGGCGCCGGCTCGCCGAGGCGGGCGGCAGCGCACTGCTGGTCGGCCTCGCCGACGCCACCCGTCCGCCCGGTGGCGGCTCCGAGGCCGCGTACGGTTCTCAGGACCGCGTCGAGCTCACCGAGCGGCTGGCCGCTCTGACCGCCCGGGAGCTGGAGATAGCCGAACTGGTGGCTCAGGGGCTCACCAGCC
- a CDS encoding cytochrome P450, protein MHTTDTTPPPLPRHRPLLDPAAEYGRWITERPLARISLWGDTHPWLVTRHEDARAVLGDPRFSARNARPGFPGLQPTPPPPTPGQLFAMDPPDHTRLRRMLIPEFTFRRIEQLRPAIRRITGELLDGLVKQERPADLVEHFTLPLPLLVICELLGVPYSDREFIHRHAAAFATVSAGPEAMRGGWAALFGYLQELLEAKSREPGDDLISKLAVERVTTGEATAAEAAGMLVQLLIAGHETTASMLSLGVVALLRHPDQLTALRSDDDLVPGAIEELLRYLTVVHIGLRRIAVEDVEIGGVTIRAGEGVVVALQAANRDPAVFGDPDTLDLTRDAGQHLAFGHGPHHCLGQSLARAELQTALPMLFARLPTLHLTGPPAETHGFEGRAVHGLSKLPVTW, encoded by the coding sequence ATGCACACGACGGACACCACCCCACCTCCCCTCCCCCGCCACCGCCCCCTCCTCGACCCCGCCGCCGAGTACGGGCGCTGGATCACCGAGCGGCCGCTGGCCAGGATCTCCCTGTGGGGCGACACCCACCCCTGGCTCGTCACCCGGCACGAGGACGCCCGTGCCGTCCTCGGCGATCCGCGCTTCAGCGCGCGAAACGCCCGCCCCGGCTTCCCCGGTCTCCAGCCGACGCCCCCACCGCCCACCCCTGGCCAGCTCTTCGCCATGGACCCGCCGGACCACACCCGGCTGCGCCGCATGCTGATCCCCGAGTTCACCTTCCGCCGCATCGAGCAACTGCGGCCGGCCATCAGGCGGATCACCGGCGAACTCCTCGACGGCCTGGTCAAGCAGGAGCGGCCGGCCGACCTGGTGGAACACTTCACCCTCCCGCTGCCGCTCCTCGTCATCTGCGAACTGCTCGGAGTGCCGTACAGCGACCGGGAGTTCATCCACCGGCACGCCGCCGCCTTCGCCACCGTCTCGGCCGGACCGGAGGCGATGCGGGGCGGCTGGGCAGCCCTCTTCGGCTACCTCCAGGAGCTGCTGGAAGCCAAGTCGCGGGAACCCGGCGACGATCTGATCAGCAAGCTCGCCGTCGAGCGGGTCACCACCGGCGAGGCCACTGCGGCGGAGGCCGCCGGCATGCTGGTCCAGCTCCTCATCGCCGGGCACGAGACGACCGCGAGCATGCTCTCGCTCGGCGTCGTCGCCCTGCTGCGCCATCCCGACCAGCTGACCGCGCTGCGCTCCGACGACGACCTCGTCCCGGGCGCGATCGAGGAACTCCTGCGCTACCTCACCGTCGTCCACATCGGGCTGCGCCGCATCGCCGTCGAGGACGTCGAGATCGGCGGGGTGACCATCCGCGCCGGCGAGGGTGTGGTGGTCGCCCTCCAAGCGGCCAACCGCGACCCCGCGGTGTTCGGCGACCCCGACACCCTCGACCTCACCCGGGACGCCGGCCAGCACCTGGCCTTCGGCCACGGCCCGCACCACTGCCTCGGCCAGTCACTCGCCCGCGCCGAACTCCAGACCGCCCTGCCGATGCTCTTCGCCCGCCTGCCCACCCTCCACCTGACCGGCCCGCCCGCGGAAACCCACGGCTTCGAGGGCCGCGCCGTCCACGGCCTCTCGAAACTGCCCGTGACCTGGTGA
- a CDS encoding alkaline phosphatase family protein, whose product MTRLVVLDIVGLTPRLLRHMPAVSAVAEQGFQARLDTVLPAVTCSVQSTLLTGAPPSEHGVVGNGWYFRDLGEVLLWRQHNALVGGEKLWDAARRSRPDYTVANVCWWYAMGADVDFTVTPRPVYYSDGRKEPDCYTRPPALHDELTSRLGTFPLFTYWGPNAGLPSTQWILAAARQIFDEHRPDLTLVYVPHLDYEPQRTGPGSPQSAREARRLDDALRPLLEHFRREDATVVILSEYGIAPASRPVDINRALRRAGLLEVHTQDGMEYLDPMTSRAFAVADHQIAHVYVRDPADLAKTTEIVAGLDGVDEVLDEQGKARHGLAHERSGELVAVAESDAWFTYYYWLDDERAPDFARQVEIHRKPGYDPAELLYDPAVPGVKARALGQVARKKAGLRYRIRTVPLDPSGVRGSHGRLPEDPQDSPVLLCSRPGPARDRIAATEVKDLLLGLAGITG is encoded by the coding sequence ATGACACGACTCGTCGTCCTCGACATCGTCGGCCTCACACCCCGCCTGCTGCGCCACATGCCGGCCGTCTCCGCCGTCGCCGAACAGGGTTTCCAGGCCCGGCTGGACACCGTTCTGCCCGCCGTGACCTGCTCCGTGCAGTCCACCCTCCTCACCGGCGCTCCGCCCTCCGAGCACGGTGTCGTCGGCAACGGCTGGTACTTCCGCGACCTCGGCGAGGTCCTGCTGTGGCGCCAGCACAACGCCCTGGTCGGCGGCGAGAAGCTCTGGGACGCCGCCCGCCGCTCCCGGCCCGACTACACGGTCGCCAACGTCTGCTGGTGGTACGCCATGGGCGCCGACGTGGACTTCACCGTCACCCCCCGCCCCGTGTACTACTCCGACGGCCGCAAGGAACCCGACTGCTACACCCGGCCGCCCGCGCTGCACGACGAACTCACCAGCAGACTGGGCACGTTCCCCCTCTTCACCTACTGGGGGCCCAACGCGGGCCTGCCCTCCACCCAGTGGATCCTCGCCGCCGCCCGCCAGATCTTCGACGAGCACCGCCCCGACCTGACGCTGGTCTACGTACCGCACCTGGACTACGAGCCCCAGCGCACCGGCCCCGGCTCGCCGCAGTCGGCGCGCGAGGCCCGCCGCCTCGACGACGCGCTGCGCCCCCTCCTGGAACACTTCCGCCGCGAGGACGCCACCGTCGTGATCCTCAGCGAGTACGGCATCGCGCCCGCGTCCCGCCCGGTCGACATCAACCGCGCACTGCGCCGGGCCGGACTGCTGGAGGTCCACACCCAGGACGGCATGGAGTACCTCGACCCGATGACGTCCCGCGCCTTCGCGGTCGCCGACCACCAGATCGCCCATGTCTACGTCCGCGACCCCGCCGACCTCGCCAAGACCACCGAGATCGTCGCAGGACTCGACGGGGTGGACGAGGTGCTCGACGAGCAGGGCAAGGCCCGGCACGGGCTCGCGCACGAACGCTCGGGCGAACTGGTCGCGGTGGCGGAGTCCGACGCCTGGTTCACGTACTACTACTGGCTGGACGACGAGCGCGCCCCGGACTTCGCCCGCCAGGTCGAGATCCACCGCAAACCCGGCTACGACCCCGCCGAACTCCTCTACGACCCCGCCGTCCCCGGCGTCAAGGCACGCGCCCTCGGCCAGGTCGCGCGCAAGAAGGCCGGCCTGCGCTACCGCATCCGGACCGTCCCGCTGGACCCCTCGGGCGTCCGCGGCAGCCACGGCCGGCTCCCCGAGGACCCGCAGGACAGCCCCGTCCTGCTGTGCTCAAGGCCCGGCCCCGCGCGCGACAGGATCGCCGCGACCGAGGTCAAGGACCTGCTCCTCGGCCTGGCCGGCATCACCGGCTGA
- a CDS encoding alpha/beta fold hydrolase, with the protein MKFVMVPGGWQGGWVFDAVAAELHRDGHHVEAVTLSGLESDGPVDVERPPNLDTHVDQVADVIARGDGTPVALCGHSYGGMVIAGVADRLGDRLDQLVFIDAYVPDDGDSCWSLTSDSFRELFMAGARADGRWVAVPEGLDPRARPHPLASFVQSIRLGGDRGHALGRTYISGGAWPGSPFVSLTEQLREDPGWRVHEIPVGHNIARRDPHNLAAVLRALPPSSR; encoded by the coding sequence GTGAAGTTCGTGATGGTGCCGGGCGGTTGGCAAGGCGGGTGGGTGTTCGACGCGGTGGCTGCCGAGCTCCACCGAGACGGTCACCACGTCGAGGCGGTGACCTTGTCGGGGCTGGAGTCGGACGGTCCGGTCGATGTGGAGCGTCCGCCGAACCTCGACACCCATGTCGACCAGGTGGCCGACGTCATTGCACGGGGCGACGGAACGCCCGTCGCACTGTGCGGGCACAGCTACGGCGGGATGGTGATCGCCGGTGTCGCGGATCGGCTCGGCGACCGCCTCGATCAGCTCGTCTTCATCGACGCCTACGTCCCGGACGACGGGGATTCGTGTTGGTCTTTGACCAGCGACAGCTTCCGGGAGCTGTTCATGGCCGGCGCCCGCGCCGACGGTCGATGGGTAGCGGTCCCCGAAGGACTCGACCCTCGCGCGCGACCGCACCCGCTGGCGAGCTTCGTCCAGTCGATCAGGCTGGGAGGCGACCGCGGTCACGCGCTCGGGCGAACGTACATCAGTGGTGGCGCGTGGCCGGGCAGCCCGTTCGTGAGCCTGACCGAACAGTTGCGCGAGGACCCGGGCTGGCGGGTTCACGAGATTCCCGTCGGCCACAACATCGCCCGCCGTGACCCGCACAACCTCGCGGCCGTCCTCCGCGCATTGCCGCCCTCGTCGAGGTGA